A window of Xylophilus sp. GW821-FHT01B05 contains these coding sequences:
- a CDS encoding TauD/TfdA family dioxygenase, whose amino-acid sequence MSAALAPPPFAAASAAPQDFAVRPLSDALGAEVLGLDLSRPVSDEDFRRLHRAHLDHHVLVFREQRITPAEQVAFSRRFGPLQIHVLKGFQLAGHPEILIVSNIKDDAGQPIGLGDAGHYWHSDLSYKDKPSLGSLLHAQELPAEGGDTLFANQHSAYDALPAALKTAIAPLRAEHSYLAKYEELRARSPWRPKLTQQQIDEVAPAVHPVVRTHPETGRKALFVSEHFTTRIVGIPEDESRALLDELFALSVQPEHVYRHVWQPHDMVFWDNRSVMHLAAGTPDHLRRKLYRTTVEGSGTS is encoded by the coding sequence ATGTCTGCTGCCCTTGCTCCCCCGCCTTTCGCTGCCGCCAGCGCGGCCCCGCAGGATTTCGCCGTGCGGCCCTTGTCCGACGCGCTGGGCGCCGAGGTGCTGGGGCTGGACCTGTCGCGGCCGGTGTCGGATGAGGACTTTCGCCGCCTGCACCGCGCCCACCTGGACCACCATGTGCTGGTGTTCCGCGAGCAGCGCATCACGCCGGCCGAGCAGGTGGCCTTCAGCCGCCGCTTCGGGCCGCTGCAGATCCATGTGCTCAAGGGCTTCCAGCTTGCAGGCCATCCAGAGATATTGATCGTCTCCAACATCAAGGACGACGCCGGCCAGCCAATTGGCCTGGGCGACGCCGGCCACTATTGGCACTCGGACCTGTCGTACAAGGACAAGCCCAGCCTGGGCTCGCTGCTGCACGCGCAAGAGCTGCCGGCCGAAGGCGGCGACACGCTGTTCGCCAACCAGCACAGCGCCTATGACGCGCTGCCCGCAGCGCTCAAAACCGCCATCGCGCCCCTGCGTGCCGAGCACAGCTACCTGGCCAAGTACGAGGAACTGCGCGCGCGCAGCCCGTGGCGGCCCAAGCTCACGCAGCAGCAGATCGATGAAGTGGCGCCCGCCGTGCATCCCGTGGTGCGCACGCACCCGGAGACCGGCCGCAAGGCGCTGTTCGTCAGCGAGCATTTCACCACCCGCATCGTCGGCATCCCCGAGGACGAGAGTCGTGCGCTGCTCGATGAGCTGTTTGCGCTCAGCGTGCAGCCCGAGCACGTCTACCGCCATGTCTGGCAGCCGCATGACATGGTGTTCTGGGACAACCGCTCGGTGATGCACCTGGCCGCCGGCACGCCCGACCATCTGCGCCGCAAGCTCTACCGCACGACGGTTGAAGGTAGCGGCACTTCGTAA
- a CDS encoding ABC transporter substrate-binding protein — MNRFTRRAAALVTGLGLLASSLAAHAEGQLRIAEQFGIVYLLLNVAQDQKLIEKHGKAAGVDIKVEFLKLSGGSAVNDALLSGNVEIAGAGVGPLFTLWDRTKGRQNVKGVASLGNFPYYLVSNNPSVKTIADFTDKDRIAVPAVGVSVQSRVLQFASAKLWGDKEYAKLDKISVALPHPDAAAAIIKGGTEISGHFGNPPFQEQELAGNPNARIVLNSYDVMGGPASATVLYATEKFRAENPKTYKAFVDALDESAKFIAANPEKAADIYLKVSGAKTDRELLLKIIKNPEVQFKVEPQNTLALGQFMHRVGAIKNEPKSVKDYFFDDAHVASGN, encoded by the coding sequence ATGAATCGCTTCACTCGCCGCGCCGCTGCGCTCGTCACTGGTCTGGGCCTTCTCGCCAGCAGCCTTGCTGCGCATGCAGAGGGCCAGTTGCGCATTGCCGAGCAGTTCGGCATCGTCTACCTGCTGCTCAACGTGGCGCAGGACCAGAAGCTGATCGAGAAGCATGGCAAGGCCGCGGGCGTGGACATCAAGGTCGAATTTTTGAAGCTCTCGGGCGGCTCCGCCGTCAACGATGCGCTGCTGTCGGGCAATGTCGAGATCGCCGGCGCCGGTGTCGGGCCGCTGTTCACGCTGTGGGACCGCACCAAGGGCCGGCAGAACGTCAAGGGCGTGGCCTCGCTCGGCAACTTCCCCTACTACCTGGTCAGCAACAACCCGAGCGTGAAGACGATTGCCGACTTCACCGACAAGGACCGCATCGCGGTGCCGGCGGTGGGCGTGTCGGTGCAGTCGCGCGTGCTGCAGTTCGCCTCGGCCAAGCTCTGGGGCGACAAGGAGTACGCCAAGCTCGACAAGATCAGCGTGGCACTGCCGCACCCTGATGCGGCAGCGGCCATCATCAAGGGCGGCACCGAGATCAGCGGCCACTTTGGCAACCCGCCGTTCCAGGAGCAGGAGCTGGCCGGCAACCCCAACGCCAGGATCGTGCTCAATTCCTATGACGTGATGGGCGGCCCGGCCTCGGCCACGGTGCTTTACGCCACGGAGAAGTTCCGCGCCGAGAACCCCAAGACCTACAAGGCCTTCGTCGACGCGCTGGATGAGTCGGCCAAGTTCATCGCCGCCAACCCAGAGAAGGCGGCCGACATCTACCTGAAGGTGAGCGGCGCCAAGACGGACCGCGAGCTGCTGCTGAAGATCATCAAGAACCCCGAAGTGCAGTTCAAGGTCGAGCCGCAGAACACGCTGGCCCTGGGCCAGTTCATGCACCGCGTGGGCGCCATCAAGAACGAGCCCAAGTCGGTCAAGGACTACTTCTTCGACGACGCGCATGTGGCGTCGGGCAACTGA
- a CDS encoding ABC transporter substrate-binding protein — MATAGTAHAEGRISIAQQFGIAYLILDVVRDQQLIEKHGKQAGVDIKVEWNSISGATAMNEALLANSLDVVSAGVPPMLTLWDRTKGKQNVKAVAALGSLPNYLLSNNPAVKTLKDFSDKDRIAVPAAGTGFQSRTLQIETARVFGKDDFKRFDRLSVSLPHPEATAALIAGGSEINAHFSSAPFYYQALDANKNVHKVLSSYDILGGPATFNVLYTTQKFHDENPKTYKAFYAALTEAAQWIRANKTQAAETFIRVQKSKLPLDFVRRIVEDPENDFTVSPQKSFVYAEELSKLGVLKNSAASWKDYFFEEAWAQPGS, encoded by the coding sequence ATGGCCACGGCTGGCACCGCGCATGCTGAAGGCCGCATCAGCATCGCCCAGCAGTTTGGTATTGCCTACCTGATCCTCGACGTGGTGCGCGACCAGCAACTGATAGAGAAGCACGGCAAGCAGGCCGGCGTGGATATCAAGGTCGAGTGGAACAGCATATCGGGCGCCACCGCCATGAACGAGGCGCTGCTGGCCAACTCGCTGGACGTGGTGTCGGCCGGCGTGCCGCCGATGCTCACGCTGTGGGACCGCACCAAGGGAAAGCAGAACGTGAAGGCGGTGGCAGCGCTGGGCTCGCTGCCCAACTACCTGCTCAGCAACAACCCGGCGGTAAAGACGCTGAAAGACTTCAGCGACAAGGACCGCATCGCGGTGCCGGCGGCGGGCACCGGCTTTCAGTCGCGCACGCTGCAGATCGAGACCGCGCGCGTGTTTGGCAAGGACGACTTCAAGCGCTTTGACCGGCTCTCGGTCAGCCTGCCGCATCCGGAGGCAACGGCCGCGCTGATCGCGGGGGGCTCGGAGATCAACGCGCATTTCTCCAGCGCGCCCTTCTATTACCAGGCGCTGGATGCCAACAAGAACGTGCACAAGGTGCTCAGTTCCTACGACATCCTGGGTGGCCCGGCGACCTTCAACGTGCTCTACACCACGCAGAAATTTCACGACGAGAACCCCAAGACCTACAAGGCCTTCTACGCCGCGCTGACCGAGGCCGCGCAGTGGATTCGCGCCAACAAGACGCAGGCGGCAGAGACCTTCATCCGCGTGCAGAAGTCCAAGCTGCCGCTGGATTTTGTGCGCCGCATTGTCGAAGACCCGGAGAACGATTTCACCGTGTCGCCGCAGAAGAGCTTTGTCTATGCCGAAGAGCTGTCCAAGCTTGGCGTGCTGAAGAACAGCGCCGCTTCCTGGAAGGACTATTTCTTCGAGGAAGCCTGGGCCCAGCCCGGGAGCTGA
- a CDS encoding ABC transporter ATP-binding protein produces the protein MATNALLQVDGVSIDYRTPQRVVRATHRVSFDVHEADRFVLLGASGCGKSTLLKSIAGFIAPTEGQIRLAGRSVTRPGPDRVVVFQEFDQLPPWKTVRENVMFPLLASRSCSRREAAERAALYLDKVGLSKFADVHPHQLSGGMKQRVAIARALAMQPQVLLMDEPFAALDALTRRRMQEELLALWDEFRFTLIFVTHSIEEALVVGNRIAILSPHPGRLRAELNSHQFDLQSLGGVEFQATAQRIHRLLFDEPGAVVPGSVEADLRAGGRLTGPAVIRPSGSPPFQIAV, from the coding sequence GTGGCTACCAATGCCTTGCTGCAGGTCGATGGCGTCAGCATCGACTACCGCACGCCGCAGCGCGTGGTGCGCGCCACGCACCGCGTGTCTTTCGACGTGCATGAGGCGGATCGCTTTGTGTTGCTGGGGGCCTCGGGCTGCGGCAAGTCGACGCTGCTGAAGTCCATTGCCGGTTTCATCGCGCCAACCGAAGGGCAGATCCGCCTGGCCGGCCGCAGCGTGACCCGGCCGGGGCCGGACCGGGTCGTGGTGTTCCAGGAGTTTGACCAACTGCCGCCCTGGAAGACGGTGCGCGAGAACGTGATGTTCCCGCTGCTGGCCTCGCGCAGCTGCAGCCGGCGCGAGGCGGCCGAGCGCGCGGCGCTCTATCTGGACAAGGTCGGCCTGTCGAAGTTTGCCGACGTGCACCCGCATCAGCTCTCAGGCGGCATGAAGCAGCGCGTGGCGATTGCGCGCGCGCTGGCCATGCAGCCGCAGGTGCTGCTGATGGACGAGCCCTTTGCCGCGCTGGATGCGCTCACGCGCCGCCGCATGCAGGAAGAGCTGCTGGCACTGTGGGACGAGTTCCGCTTCACGCTGATCTTTGTCACCCATTCCATTGAAGAAGCGCTGGTGGTGGGCAACCGCATCGCCATCCTGTCGCCGCACCCGGGCCGCCTGCGGGCCGAGCTCAACAGCCACCAGTTCGATTTGCAAAGCCTGGGCGGCGTGGAGTTCCAGGCCACCGCGCAGCGCATTCACCGCCTGCTGTTTGATGAGCCGGGCGCGGTAGTGCCGGGCTCGGTCGAGGCCGATCTGCGCGCCGGTGGCCGACTCACCGGGCCGGCCGTCATCCGTCCATCCGGCTCGCCCCCTTTTCAGATCGCCGTATGA
- a CDS encoding ABC transporter permease codes for MTAPVSTLAPARVPPVRPEVEHALPPLVGVAPTQPLPLGARIWQQAWLRRLVILAVLAVLWELLARWQDNDLLLPTFLQTARALVEGLASGELIDKTAISLSVLLKGYLAGIFGAFVLTTLAVSTQLGRDLLSTLTAMFNPLPAIALLPLALLWFGLGQGSLVFVLVHSVLWPLALATYAGFQSVPEPLRMAGRNYGLTGIRYVLQILVPAALPAILSGLKIGWAFAWRTLIAAELVFGASSGKGGLGWYIFQNRNELYTDKVFAGLVMVILIGLLVEGLGFRTLERLTVQRWGQQR; via the coding sequence ATGACTGCACCTGTTTCCACCCTGGCCCCGGCCCGCGTACCGCCGGTGCGGCCTGAAGTCGAACACGCGCTGCCACCGCTGGTGGGCGTGGCGCCAACGCAGCCACTGCCGTTGGGCGCGCGCATCTGGCAACAGGCCTGGCTGCGGCGGCTGGTGATCTTGGCGGTGCTGGCCGTGTTGTGGGAGCTGCTTGCACGCTGGCAGGACAACGACCTGCTGCTGCCCACCTTCCTGCAGACCGCGCGGGCGCTGGTGGAGGGCCTGGCCTCAGGCGAGCTGATCGACAAGACCGCCATTTCGCTCTCGGTGCTGCTCAAGGGCTATCTCGCGGGGATCTTCGGCGCCTTTGTGCTGACCACGCTGGCGGTGTCCACCCAATTGGGGCGCGACCTGCTGTCGACCCTGACGGCCATGTTCAACCCGTTGCCGGCCATTGCGCTGCTGCCGCTGGCGCTGCTGTGGTTTGGCCTGGGGCAGGGCAGCCTGGTGTTCGTGCTGGTGCATTCGGTGCTGTGGCCGCTGGCGCTGGCGACCTATGCCGGCTTTCAGTCGGTGCCCGAGCCGCTGCGCATGGCCGGGCGCAACTACGGGCTCACCGGCATCCGCTACGTGCTGCAAATCCTGGTGCCGGCCGCGCTGCCGGCGATCCTGTCGGGGCTGAAGATTGGCTGGGCCTTTGCCTGGCGCACCCTGATCGCGGCCGAGCTGGTGTTTGGCGCCTCGTCCGGCAAGGGCGGGCTGGGCTGGTACATCTTCCAGAACCGCAATGAGCTGTACACCGACAAGGTGTTTGCCGGCCTGGTGATGGTGATCCTGATCGGGCTGCTGGTGGAAGGCCTGGGCTTTCGCACGCTGGAGCGGCTGACGGTGCAGCGCTGGGGGCAGCAGCGCTAG
- a CDS encoding GSU2403 family nucleotidyltransferase fold protein yields the protein MDYIPLPDNAARQAIDSFTIFTEWRKAVMAARPYAGGMYFKKEGAYEYLVKTAPNNQQQRLGRRTPDTEATLDAFTRNKRSTEERRKSLDEALIEATRLNKALKVGRAPNIVVSVLNALEDADLGQHFTVVGTHALYVYETAASVRIVQGALATQDVDLLWDARKRVQFLATMQRLHRSVLSVLQEVEPTFRRMDDQLETAIDAKGFQVDFLRRETAEGDQHPFRFTDDEEDLWPVQARRAEQFLSAPRFEQPVISTTGRMALVRTVDPQVFVDFKRWMSGLQDRPPGKRRRDERQASIVQKLLDEGLLRASA from the coding sequence ATGGACTACATCCCTCTCCCTGACAACGCTGCGCGCCAGGCCATCGACTCTTTCACCATCTTCACGGAATGGCGCAAGGCGGTCATGGCTGCACGCCCGTACGCTGGCGGGATGTACTTCAAGAAAGAAGGCGCCTACGAGTATCTGGTGAAGACAGCGCCGAACAACCAGCAGCAGCGCCTGGGCCGGCGCACGCCGGATACGGAAGCCACCCTCGACGCCTTCACACGCAATAAACGCAGCACCGAAGAGCGCCGCAAGTCGCTTGATGAAGCGCTGATCGAAGCCACTCGGCTGAACAAGGCGCTGAAAGTCGGTCGCGCACCAAACATCGTCGTCTCCGTGCTCAATGCGCTCGAAGATGCGGACCTGGGCCAACACTTCACCGTGGTAGGCACGCATGCGCTGTACGTCTACGAGACCGCAGCATCCGTGCGAATCGTGCAGGGTGCGCTTGCGACACAAGACGTAGACCTGCTCTGGGACGCCCGCAAGCGCGTGCAATTCCTGGCCACCATGCAGCGCCTGCATCGCTCGGTGCTCAGCGTGCTGCAGGAGGTCGAGCCAACGTTCCGCCGCATGGACGACCAGTTGGAGACCGCCATCGACGCCAAGGGCTTCCAGGTCGACTTCCTGCGCCGGGAGACCGCGGAGGGTGACCAACACCCCTTCCGCTTCACAGACGACGAAGAGGACCTCTGGCCGGTCCAGGCTCGGCGCGCCGAGCAATTCCTGAGCGCCCCGCGCTTCGAGCAGCCCGTCATTTCCACGACGGGCCGCATGGCGCTTGTGCGCACGGTAGACCCGCAAGTCTTCGTCGACTTCAAGCGCTGGATGTCTGGACTACAGGACCGGCCGCCAGGCAAGCGCCGGCGCGATGAGCGTCAGGCTTCCATCGTGCAAAAGCTGCTCGACGAAGGCCTGCTGCGGGCGAGCGCGTAG
- the alr gene encoding alanine racemase has translation MTPSSRPSRALIDVAALRHNYTLARQRHGGRALAVLKADAYGHGALACARALEDFADGFAVAFLDEALALREGGIRQPILVLEGVFAAHDLETARAWGLWLVVHHDEQLRMLEQAPAAVRGLQIWLKLDSGMRRAGFPLHAAHEAHARLAACQGVDEIVLMSHFARADEPDCPTTAAQIAAFDQATAGLPGARSLCNSAGVLAWPAAYRDWARPGVLLYGADPIANAEHGLRPVMTLESEVFATRVLHPGDALGYGGSFTAEQPCRVGLVAIGYADGYPRRVPTGTPVAIDGHLARTIGRVSMDMLTVDLSLLPSAGIGSRVELWGAQVSVNTVAEAAGTLAYELLCHVQRVPLVYRGMPPLGAPAALVRAMHPA, from the coding sequence GTGACGCCATCGAGCCGCCCCAGCCGCGCCCTGATCGACGTGGCCGCGCTGCGCCACAACTACACGCTTGCGCGGCAACGGCATGGCGGCCGCGCACTGGCGGTGCTCAAGGCCGATGCCTACGGCCACGGCGCACTGGCCTGCGCCCGCGCGCTGGAAGATTTCGCCGACGGCTTTGCCGTGGCCTTCCTGGACGAGGCCCTGGCCTTGCGCGAAGGCGGCATCCGTCAGCCGATCCTGGTGCTGGAAGGCGTGTTCGCCGCGCACGACCTGGAAACCGCGCGCGCCTGGGGCCTGTGGCTGGTGGTGCACCACGACGAGCAACTGCGCATGCTGGAGCAGGCGCCCGCCGCCGTGCGCGGCCTGCAGATCTGGCTCAAGCTCGACAGCGGCATGCGCCGCGCCGGCTTCCCGCTGCACGCGGCGCACGAGGCGCATGCGCGCCTGGCCGCTTGTCAGGGCGTGGATGAGATCGTGCTCATGAGCCACTTCGCCCGCGCCGACGAGCCCGATTGCCCGACCACCGCGGCCCAGATCGCCGCCTTCGACCAGGCCACCGCCGGCCTGCCGGGCGCGCGCAGCCTGTGCAATTCGGCCGGCGTGCTGGCCTGGCCGGCCGCCTACCGCGACTGGGCACGGCCCGGCGTGCTGCTGTACGGCGCCGACCCCATCGCCAATGCCGAGCACGGCCTGCGCCCGGTGATGACGCTGGAGAGCGAGGTCTTCGCCACGCGCGTGCTGCACCCCGGCGATGCGCTGGGCTACGGCGGCAGCTTCACCGCCGAGCAGCCCTGCCGCGTCGGCCTGGTGGCCATTGGCTACGCCGACGGCTACCCGCGCCGCGTGCCCACCGGCACGCCGGTGGCCATCGACGGCCACCTGGCCCGCACCATAGGCCGCGTCTCCATGGACATGCTCACCGTAGACCTGAGTTTGCTGCCCTCGGCCGGCATTGGCAGCCGGGTCGAGCTGTGGGGCGCGCAAGTCTCCGTCAACACCGTGGCCGAAGCCGCAGGCACGCTTGCCTATGAGCTGCTATGCCATGTGCAGCGCGTGCCGTTGGTGTACCGGGGTATGCCGCCCTTGGGGGCGCCGGCCGCGCTGGTGCGAGCAATGCACCCAGCCTAA
- a CDS encoding winged helix-turn-helix transcriptional regulator, whose amino-acid sequence MPELDRTDRKILDLLQRQGRMSMTELAEQVGLSASPCTERVRRMEREGVITGYHARVAPEALGKTLLVFVEIKLSAKSGDVFEKVRRELLHMPEVMECHLVSGDFDYLVKFRLRGMGEYRHLLGDILKKLPVTAESRSYVVMEEVKESLFLAVDR is encoded by the coding sequence ATGCCCGAACTCGACCGCACCGACCGCAAGATCCTCGACCTGCTGCAGCGCCAGGGCCGCATGTCCATGACCGAACTGGCCGAGCAGGTGGGCCTGTCGGCCTCGCCTTGCACCGAGCGTGTGCGGCGCATGGAGCGCGAGGGCGTCATCACCGGCTACCACGCGCGTGTCGCCCCAGAGGCGCTGGGCAAGACGCTGCTGGTGTTTGTCGAGATCAAGCTCTCGGCCAAGTCTGGCGACGTGTTCGAGAAGGTGCGGCGCGAGCTGCTGCACATGCCCGAGGTGATGGAGTGCCACCTGGTGTCGGGCGACTTCGACTACCTGGTCAAGTTCCGCCTGCGTGGCATGGGCGAGTACCGCCACCTGCTGGGCGACATCCTGAAGAAGCTGCCAGTGACGGCCGAGTCGCGCAGCTACGTGGTGATGGAAGAGGTCAAAGAGAGCCTGTTTCTGGCGGTGGACCGCTGA
- a CDS encoding OsmC family protein has product MSISIHRDGTSGTRHILKIRNHEIAVDVPAALGGEDAGPEPHDLYDASLAACKALTVLVYARRKGIPVEDIEVVVDRDDSEERKGVYRLRSSLRLSGDLTEAQREELLRVAGKCPVHKLMTEVKTEIETGWL; this is encoded by the coding sequence ATGAGCATTTCGATCCACCGCGACGGTACCTCCGGCACGCGCCACATCCTCAAGATCCGCAACCATGAGATCGCGGTCGATGTCCCTGCGGCGCTTGGCGGCGAGGACGCCGGCCCCGAGCCGCATGATCTCTACGACGCATCGCTGGCGGCCTGCAAGGCGCTCACCGTGCTGGTCTACGCGCGCCGCAAGGGCATCCCGGTGGAAGACATCGAGGTCGTGGTCGACCGCGACGACAGCGAGGAGCGCAAGGGCGTCTACCGCCTCAGGTCCAGCCTGCGCCTGAGCGGTGATTTGACCGAGGCGCAGCGCGAGGAACTGCTGCGCGTGGCGGGCAAGTGCCCGGTGCACAAGCTCATGACCGAGGTGAAGACCGAGATAGAAACCGGCTGGCTCTGA
- a CDS encoding LysR family transcriptional regulator has product MTFKQLEALYWVVQLGGFSQAAQKLHTSISAVSKRVQELETSFDLQLFDRTQRTARLTEKGEEMFVLARKLLEQRDLAIDQIGKPEVIERRVRIGVTEFTAMTWLHRLVEAIQRYYPKVTIEPDVDASGSLKDKLLADELDMVLVPDVFSEVHLPSQVIGEFSNVWMCKPGFVEAGKVFRLHELATRRLLLQGSKSGAGTAHNSWMKALGVQPSNVIIVNNLVAMMGLTASGLGIGCMPEKCLAPMVANGSLMVVPSTPAPPPMKYVAMYKGEQRSTLISSIVMLAQECCDFTRMFDVSSAEPGKADAPLL; this is encoded by the coding sequence ATGACCTTCAAGCAGTTAGAGGCCCTCTATTGGGTGGTGCAACTGGGTGGCTTCTCCCAGGCGGCCCAGAAACTGCACACATCCATCTCTGCCGTGTCCAAGCGGGTGCAAGAGCTGGAGACCAGCTTCGACCTTCAGCTCTTCGACCGCACGCAGCGCACGGCGCGCCTGACGGAAAAGGGGGAAGAGATGTTTGTTCTGGCCAGGAAGCTGCTGGAGCAAAGGGACCTGGCCATCGACCAGATCGGCAAGCCCGAAGTCATCGAGCGCAGGGTGCGCATCGGCGTGACGGAATTCACCGCCATGACCTGGCTGCACCGGCTGGTCGAGGCCATCCAGCGTTACTACCCCAAGGTCACGATCGAGCCCGATGTGGACGCCAGCGGCAGCCTGAAAGACAAGCTGCTGGCGGATGAGCTGGACATGGTGCTGGTGCCGGACGTTTTCTCAGAGGTACACCTGCCGAGCCAGGTCATCGGGGAATTCTCCAACGTCTGGATGTGCAAGCCGGGCTTTGTCGAGGCCGGCAAGGTGTTTCGCCTGCATGAGCTGGCCACGCGCCGCCTGCTGCTGCAGGGGAGCAAATCAGGCGCCGGCACGGCCCACAACAGCTGGATGAAAGCCCTGGGCGTGCAGCCGTCCAATGTCATCATCGTCAACAACCTGGTGGCCATGATGGGCCTCACGGCTTCCGGCCTGGGGATTGGCTGCATGCCTGAGAAATGCCTGGCGCCCATGGTGGCGAACGGCTCGCTGATGGTGGTGCCCAGCACTCCCGCACCGCCGCCAATGAAGTACGTGGCCATGTACAAGGGCGAGCAGCGAAGCACGCTGATTTCCTCCATCGTCATGCTGGCGCAGGAGTGCTGCGACTTCACCAGGATGTTCGACGTGTCGTCGGCGGAGCCTGGCAAGGCTGACGCGCCGCTGCTCTGA
- a CDS encoding RraA family protein — MVSSGFSVHPAPALAPEEVLARFAQVATPHVSDNLQRLSGIVGLRRFHRQRKLLGTAITVKTRPGDNLLVYKALMGARPGHVLVIDGGGDTTNALVGELIMLYAQQRGCTGIVVDGAIRDTAAFRDADFPCYARAASHRGPYKNGPGAVNVPVCVGGQLVQPGDIVLGDEDGIVSFPQSDAPRLLAAIEQTARFEEAIKAEIANGRVEQSWLTKALGPHGL; from the coding sequence ATGGTTTCTTCTGGTTTTTCAGTCCACCCGGCGCCGGCCCTGGCACCGGAAGAGGTGTTGGCGCGCTTCGCGCAAGTGGCCACTCCGCATGTCAGCGACAACCTGCAGCGCCTGAGCGGCATCGTGGGCCTGCGGCGCTTCCACCGGCAGCGCAAACTGCTGGGCACGGCCATCACGGTCAAGACCCGCCCTGGCGACAACCTGCTGGTCTACAAGGCCCTGATGGGCGCCCGCCCGGGCCATGTGCTGGTGATCGATGGCGGTGGTGACACCACCAATGCCCTGGTCGGTGAACTCATCATGCTTTATGCGCAGCAGCGGGGTTGTACGGGCATCGTCGTCGACGGCGCCATCCGGGACACAGCCGCCTTCCGTGACGCGGACTTCCCCTGCTATGCGCGCGCGGCCAGCCACCGCGGGCCCTACAAGAACGGGCCTGGTGCGGTCAACGTCCCTGTCTGCGTGGGCGGGCAACTGGTCCAACCCGGCGACATCGTGCTGGGCGACGAGGACGGCATCGTGAGCTTTCCGCAGTCCGATGCGCCGCGCCTGCTTGCCGCCATAGAACAGACCGCGCGCTTCGAAGAGGCCATCAAGGCCGAGATCGCCAATGGCCGGGTCGAGCAATCCTGGCTCACCAAGGCGCTTGGACCACACGGGCTTTGA
- a CDS encoding pyridoxal phosphate-dependent aminotransferase gives MLAQRLGGVKPSPSMAAKTRVDALRAAGRHIIDFTIGEPDFPTPRHIVDGGVAALMAGHTRYTASSGTPALRQAIADKLLRENALAFKPENIVVGNGAKHIIYNAFAATLNEGDEVIVPAPYWVSYPDMVALHGGKPVVVPSQASDGFKLTPAALEAAISPRTRWLVLNTPNNPTGAVYTRHELAALGDVLRRHPQVWLLTDEIYEHFVYGDAEHVSLLNVAPELAGRTLVINGVSKAYAMTGWRIGYGAGPVALVKAITMLLSQSTSCPSAMSQAAAVVALDGPQDSVADAAALFGRRRDRMVQLLQALPGVDCSPPDGAFYVFPSVAGLIGRVTPTGTVLASDVDVVHYFLEHASVATIDGASYGMPQHLRMSFATSIEVIEQGCSALQAALRDLS, from the coding sequence TTGTTGGCCCAGCGCCTTGGTGGCGTCAAACCCTCGCCCAGCATGGCGGCCAAGACCCGCGTGGATGCGCTGCGCGCCGCCGGGCGGCACATCATCGATTTCACCATTGGCGAGCCTGATTTCCCGACCCCACGCCACATCGTGGACGGCGGCGTGGCGGCCCTCATGGCGGGGCATACCCGCTACACCGCCTCCAGCGGCACGCCCGCCCTGCGGCAGGCGATTGCCGACAAACTGCTGCGCGAGAACGCACTGGCGTTCAAGCCCGAGAACATCGTTGTCGGCAATGGTGCCAAGCACATCATCTACAACGCCTTTGCCGCCACGCTGAACGAGGGCGATGAGGTCATCGTGCCCGCGCCGTACTGGGTGTCTTACCCCGACATGGTGGCGCTGCATGGCGGCAAGCCGGTCGTCGTGCCAAGCCAGGCGAGTGATGGCTTCAAGCTGACGCCCGCGGCGCTGGAGGCGGCCATCAGCCCGCGCACGCGCTGGCTGGTACTCAACACGCCCAACAACCCCACGGGTGCGGTCTACACCCGCCATGAACTGGCAGCGCTTGGGGATGTGCTGCGGCGGCATCCGCAGGTCTGGCTGCTGACGGATGAGATCTACGAGCACTTCGTCTACGGCGATGCCGAGCATGTCTCACTCTTGAACGTGGCCCCGGAGCTGGCCGGGCGCACCCTGGTGATCAACGGTGTCTCCAAGGCCTATGCCATGACGGGATGGCGCATTGGCTATGGCGCGGGCCCGGTGGCCTTGGTCAAGGCGATCACCATGCTGCTGTCCCAGAGCACCTCCTGCCCCAGCGCGATGTCCCAGGCGGCTGCGGTGGTGGCGCTCGATGGCCCGCAGGATTCGGTAGCGGACGCCGCGGCCTTGTTCGGACGGCGCAGGGACCGCATGGTGCAACTGCTGCAGGCGCTGCCGGGTGTTGACTGTTCGCCGCCGGATGGCGCCTTCTATGTCTTTCCCAGCGTGGCCGGATTGATCGGGCGCGTCACGCCCACGGGGACCGTGCTGGCTTCCGACGTTGATGTCGTGCACTACTTCCTGGAGCATGCCAGCGTGGCCACCATCGATGGTGCCTCGTACGGGATGCCCCAGCACCTGCGCATGTCCTTTGCCACCTCGATCGAGGTCATCGAGCAAGGCTGCAGCGCCCTGCAGGCCGCACTGCGCGATCTTTCCTGA